The Antricoccus suffuscus genomic interval TGCCAGAGAGGCGAAGTCGCCGTCCTCCCAGTCGCGTCGGGCAAAGCCGATTAAGACGAAGTTGGCCGGCAGCAGGCCCCGGTTGGCGATGTCGTAGACGGCCGGCAGCAGCTTCTTGCGGGCCAGGTCGCCCGTAATGCCGAAGACGACAAGAGCGCAGGGTTCGGGCATGTGGGGGAGGCGTCGGTCCTGACGGTCGCGCAGCGGATTGGCCAGCGGGGCCAGGCTGGTGGCGGCGACGAACTCGGCGTGCGAGGAGTCGATGGACCGCGGCGGTAGTTCCGCTGCCGTGTCCGCCGGTTCGACTACGACGTCCGGCTTCGGTGTACTTGGTGTTTTTGCGGCCGCTGACTTCGTCGTCTTTTTTGTCGTGGACTTAGCGGATTTTGAGGCTTTCTTCGCTGCGCTCTTGTTACCGCGTGCCTTATCGCTCATTCGGTTCCTTTTCGCTCAGTTCGCACGTAATGCCTTCAGGACCGCGTCGATCCCCTTGGAACGTTTCGTCAGATGCAGGCGAAGCACCGGCCGGTCTTTGCCGGCGAGCACGGCAGCGTCCCCGGCAGCTTGCGCGAGCTGCAGGTTATGAAACGTGTACGGCTTGTCTGGAATCTCGAGATCGTGCGCGCATTCGGCGGTGATCTGAAGGAACGCGCCATTTTGATGGCCGCCTTTGTGATACTGACCGGCCGAGTGCAAGAAGCGCGGACCCCAGCCAAACGTCGTTTGGACGGATCGCTTCGCACCGAGGAGCGTCCGAACCTCGCGCACCGCGCCGTCGTCGGATCTGTTGAGATATGCCATGACCGCGACGTACCCGTGGACCGGCACGGCGGCGGTCAGTGCGTCAAGCGCACCGCGCAGGTCGCGTGCGTTTCCAAGCCAGTCGCCATGCGCGTAGATCTCGACCGCACCGTCGGTCGCGATTGGCTCGATTGAGTGTGACTTTGGCGCGGCGTGATCCTGGGTATCCAGGAGGCTGCGGGTCTGTGTCTTGGCCTCTTCGACGTTGGGCTGATCGAACGGGTTGATCCCAAGCAGCCGACCCGCGATAGCCGTCGCGTACTCCCACAACAAGAACTGCGCGCCGAGTTCGCCACCGACAGCTACGGCGTAGTCGCTGCCACCGTCGGGAACGGCCCCGCCTAGCGAGACCTTGACGCAGTCGCGGCCGGCGTCGACGAAACCGACCGATTGGGGCGACTCCACAACCACCGGAAGTACGCCGATGCCGTCCTTGCCGGTGGACTCGGCGAGCAACTGTTCCACCCAGTCACCAAATCCCTTGTGCGGCCAACCTTCGTCGGCCAGGACGAGTTTCTCGGCGCGAGCTTCCTGCGCTGCGCTCAGAATCGCGGCGAGCGCAAGCGCCGGATTGGTGCGCTCGTCGAGTGCAAGGGTCGGCGCGATGTCGGCCGCATCGTCGAGCAGCGCGCCTATGTCAGCACCGGCGAGGCCGGCAGGCACGAGCCCGAACGCGGTCAGCGCGGAATACCGACCGCCGACATGCGGGTCAGCCAGGAAAACCTTGCGATAGCTCGATTCCATCGCCAACTCGTATAAGGGGGAGTTCGGGTCCGTGACGACCACTATCCGGCGCGCCGGGTCGATACCGCTGTCTCGGAATGCCTTCTCAAAAACTCGCCGGTGCGAATCGGTTTCGACCGTGCCGCCGGACTTCGATGAGACGACCAGCACGGTCCGCTTCAGGTCGCCATCAAGCGCGGCGTGCACCTGGCCCGGATCGGTCGTGTCGAGCGTGATCAGCGGCACGCCGAATGACGCGCAGATGACCGCGGGTGCCAGTGAACTGCCGCCCATGCCGGCGAGCACGATCCTGTCGAGGCCTTCTTCGCGTAGCTCCGCATGCAGCGCCTCGATCTCGGCCAGCAGCGGGCGGGATGACTCGGCCAGGCCCACCCAGGACAGCCGAATCGACGCCTCGGACTCGGCGGCCGAACCCCACAGCGTCGGATCGGCTGCCGTGAGCTTCGATGCGATTTGGTCCGTGGTGAGTTGCTCGATGATGGGTTCGAGGTCTGTGGATGCGCGATATCGCAGCGTCATGGCCGTCCCTTGGTTGTCGGCTATTTGGCGTCGACCTCAGCCTTCACCGAGTCCAGCAGTTCGTGCCAGGACTTCTCGAACTTCTCCAGGCCCTCGTCTTCGAGAACCTTCACCACATCGTCGTAGTCGATGCCGAGCGCGGCGAGTTCCTTCATTGTGGCGGCCGCCGTGTCGTAGGTCTGGGTCACCGGCGTGCCGAGCTTGCCGTGGTCGGCGTAGGCGTCCAAAGTTTTCTCGGGCATGGTGTTGACCGTGTCGGGAGCGACCAAATCGCTGATATACATGGTGTCTGGGTAGTCCGGGTTCTTGACTCCGGTCGAGGCCCATAGCGGACGCTGAACGTGCGCGCCCTTAGCGGCCAGCGCTTTCCATCGGTCAGACGCGATGACCTCTTCGTATGCCTGGTAGGCCAGTTGCGCATTGGCGAGGCCGGCCTTGCCGCGCGCGGCTTTCGCATCATCAGACGCGATCGCATCGAGCCGGTTGTCGATTTCGGTGTCCACGCGGGAGACGAAAAACGACGCGACGGACTCCAATCCCTCGAGGCTTCCACCGTCCGCGACTCGCTGCTCAAGGCCACTTAGATAGGCATCCATGACCGCCTTGTAGCGTTCAAGAGAAAAGATCAGGGTGACGTTGACGCTGATGCCGCGCGCGATCGTCGCGGTGATCGCCGGAAGGCATTCCACGGTGGCCGGGATCTTGATGAACAAGTTGGGGCGGTTGACCATCCACCACAGAGTGCGTGCTTCGGCGTTGGTCCCCTCGGTATCGCGCGCCCGCCGCGGATCGACCTCGATCGAGACTCGTCCGTCGCGGCCGTTGCTGCTGTCTGCGGCCGGTCGCAAGATGTCGCACGCGTCGCGGACGTCGTGCGTGGTCAGCATGCGGACCGTCTCGTCGATCGTCATGCCGAGCCGCTTGCATTCACGGACTTGCTCGTCGTAGAGATCGGACTTGGTAATAGCGCCCTGGAAGATCGTCGGGTTAGTGGTGACGCCAACGACGGACATATCCTTGGCCAGCTTGGCCAGCCCGCCGCTCTGGATACGTTCGCGAGATAGATCGTCGAGCCAGACCGCGACGCCCTGCTTGGACAGCTCCTGTAGTTGCTTGTTCGAACTCATATCTGGTGATCTCCTTCAGCCGTAGTGAGTTAGTTAGGCGTTGCGCTGGCGGGCGGCGGCCTCAAGGCTTTCCTTGCCGGCAGCCACGATGTTGTCGGGCGTGAAACCGAACTCCTTGAACAACACCTCGGCGGCCGCGCTGGCGCCGAAGTGCTCGATGGCAACGGGGCGACCGGCGTCGCCGAGGAACCGATACCAACTCTGCGCTACGCCAGCCTCCACCGTGACACGAGCGCGCACCGACGGCGGCAAGACTTCGTCCCGATAGGACTGCTCCTGCGCGTCGAACCACTCCACACAGGGCATCGAGACCACGCGAGTGGCGGTGCCGGCGTCTTCGAGCGAATCGGCAGCCTCCAGCGCGATCGAGAGTTCGGAGCCGGTGGCGATGATCAGTAGTTCCGGCGTGCCACCCTTGGCCTCGCGGATGACGTAACCGCCTTTGGCGACGCCGTCGGCAGACGCGTATTTCGTGCGGTCAAGCGTGGGCAATGCCTGACGGGACAGCGCGAGCCCGGCGGGCCGGGCCGTGTGCTCCAAGACGGTCCGCCACGCGACGGCCGTCTCGTTGGCATCTCCCGGCCGGACGACATCCAGGCCCGGGATCGCTCGCAGTGCGGACAAATGCTCAACGGGCTGGTGGGTCGGGCCGTCCTCGCCGAGCCCGATCGAGTCGTGCGTCCAGACGTAGGTGACCGGCACGCCCATCAGAGCGGCGAGCCGCACCGCGGGGCGCATGTAGTCGGAGAAGACAAGGAACGTGCCGCCGTACGGCCGCGTGCCGCCATGTAGGGCGATCCCGTTGAGGATCATCCCCATCGCGTTTTCCCGGATACCGAAGTGCAGGGTGCGACCGTACGGACCGCCAGGGAAGTCCTTGGTCTGGCGATCGTCCGGCAGGAATGAGGGTTCGCCGTCCATGGTCGTGTTGTTTGATCCCGCGAGATCGGCCGACCCGCCCCATAGCTCAGGAAGAGTCGAGGCGAGAGCGCTGAGCACCTTGCCTGACGCGGCACGCGTGGCGATGCCTTTGGCGTCTGCATCGAAGGTGGGGAGCGCGCTTTCCCATCCGCGGGGCAAGGCGCGCGCGGCTAACCGAGCCTGGAGCGCCGCTCGCTCCGGGTTTGCCGCCTGCCACGCGCTGAACTTCTCGTTCCACGTCGCGTGCGCGGCCTGTCCCCGCTCTTTTACCTTGCGCGTGTGCGCGAGGACCTCGGCAGGTACGTCGAAAGTCTTTGC includes:
- a CDS encoding glucose-6-phosphate isomerase; translated protein: MTLRYRASTDLEPIIEQLTTDQIASKLTAADPTLWGSAAESEASIRLSWVGLAESSRPLLAEIEALHAELREEGLDRIVLAGMGGSSLAPAVICASFGVPLITLDTTDPGQVHAALDGDLKRTVLVVSSKSGGTVETDSHRRVFEKAFRDSGIDPARRIVVVTDPNSPLYELAMESSYRKVFLADPHVGGRYSALTAFGLVPAGLAGADIGALLDDAADIAPTLALDERTNPALALAAILSAAQEARAEKLVLADEGWPHKGFGDWVEQLLAESTGKDGIGVLPVVVESPQSVGFVDAGRDCVKVSLGGAVPDGGSDYAVAVGGELGAQFLLWEYATAIAGRLLGINPFDQPNVEEAKTQTRSLLDTQDHAAPKSHSIEPIATDGAVEIYAHGDWLGNARDLRGALDALTAAVPVHGYVAVMAYLNRSDDGAVREVRTLLGAKRSVQTTFGWGPRFLHSAGQYHKGGHQNGAFLQITAECAHDLEIPDKPYTFHNLQLAQAAGDAAVLAGKDRPVLRLHLTKRSKGIDAVLKALRAN
- the tkt gene encoding transketolase, producing MSETHPARNEESYFVSERSVSKAILPDSWTDLDQAAIDTVRTLAMDAVQKVGNGHPGTAMSLAPAAYYLFQQAMRHDPSDANWAGRDRFVLSCGHSSLTLYIQLFMSGYGLELSDLEALRTWGSLTPGHPEHGHTTGVEITTGPLGSGMAASVGMAMAARRERGLFDPDAAPGESVFDHHIFTVASDGDLEEGVTNEASSLAGTQRLGNLVLIYDDNKISIEDDTNIAFTEDVSARYEALGWHVQNVSWITEDDQYVENVTAFAAAIDQAKKVTDRPSFINLRTIIGWPAPNKQNSGAAHGSALGDDEVAATKSALGLDPAKTFDVPAEVLAHTRKVKERGQAAHATWNEKFSAWQAANPERAALQARLAARALPRGWESALPTFDADAKGIATRAASGKVLSALASTLPELWGGSADLAGSNNTTMDGEPSFLPDDRQTKDFPGGPYGRTLHFGIRENAMGMILNGIALHGGTRPYGGTFLVFSDYMRPAVRLAALMGVPVTYVWTHDSIGLGEDGPTHQPVEHLSALRAIPGLDVVRPGDANETAVAWRTVLEHTARPAGLALSRQALPTLDRTKYASADGVAKGGYVIREAKGGTPELLIIATGSELSIALEAADSLEDAGTATRVVSMPCVEWFDAQEQSYRDEVLPPSVRARVTVEAGVAQSWYRFLGDAGRPVAIEHFGASAAAEVLFKEFGFTPDNIVAAGKESLEAAARQRNA
- the tal gene encoding transaldolase translates to MSSNKQLQELSKQGVAVWLDDLSRERIQSGGLAKLAKDMSVVGVTTNPTIFQGAITKSDLYDEQVRECKRLGMTIDETVRMLTTHDVRDACDILRPAADSSNGRDGRVSIEVDPRRARDTEGTNAEARTLWWMVNRPNLFIKIPATVECLPAITATIARGISVNVTLIFSLERYKAVMDAYLSGLEQRVADGGSLEGLESVASFFVSRVDTEIDNRLDAIASDDAKAARGKAGLANAQLAYQAYEEVIASDRWKALAAKGAHVQRPLWASTGVKNPDYPDTMYISDLVAPDTVNTMPEKTLDAYADHGKLGTPVTQTYDTAAATMKELAALGIDYDDVVKVLEDEGLEKFEKSWHELLDSVKAEVDAK